Proteins co-encoded in one Pseudarthrobacter chlorophenolicus A6 genomic window:
- the fabF gene encoding beta-ketoacyl-ACP synthase II, whose protein sequence is MTRKVVITGLGATTPIGGDVPTMWKNALKGVSGARTLEDDWVAKYELPVHFAARCSTPALDVLSRVEAKRMDPSTQFGVIAAREAWADSGITEIDQDRLAVAFATGIGGVWTLLDAWDTLKEKGPRRVLPMTVPMLMPNGVAAAVSLDLGARAGAHTPVSACASGTEAMHLGLELIRSGKADVVMCGGAEAAIHPMPLAAFASMQALSRRNDDPQRASRPYDTDRDGFVMGEGAGALVLEAEEHALARGARIYGELAGTSVTADAYHITAPDPEGLGATRALKAAMFDGRIQAEDVVHVNAHATSTPVGDKPEYTALRAALGSQLESVAVSATKSQMGHLLGASGAVEAVLTVLAVYERKAPVTINLENQDPEIPLDVVTSSPRDLPTGNIVALSNSFGFGGHNAVVAVRSV, encoded by the coding sequence ATGACACGCAAAGTAGTCATCACCGGCCTGGGTGCCACCACACCCATCGGCGGCGATGTACCCACAATGTGGAAGAACGCGCTCAAGGGGGTCTCCGGTGCCCGCACCCTGGAGGACGACTGGGTGGCCAAGTATGAACTTCCCGTGCACTTCGCGGCACGCTGCAGCACCCCCGCCCTGGACGTCCTTTCGCGCGTCGAGGCAAAGCGCATGGACCCCTCCACCCAGTTCGGCGTGATCGCCGCCCGCGAGGCGTGGGCCGACTCAGGCATCACCGAGATCGACCAGGACCGGCTGGCCGTGGCATTCGCCACCGGAATCGGCGGCGTCTGGACGCTGCTGGACGCCTGGGACACGCTGAAGGAAAAAGGCCCCCGCCGGGTCCTGCCCATGACCGTTCCCATGCTCATGCCCAACGGTGTTGCCGCGGCCGTCAGCCTCGACCTGGGTGCCCGGGCCGGCGCCCACACCCCTGTCTCGGCCTGCGCTTCCGGCACCGAGGCCATGCACCTGGGCCTGGAACTCATCCGCTCCGGCAAGGCTGACGTGGTCATGTGCGGCGGCGCCGAGGCAGCCATCCACCCCATGCCCCTGGCCGCCTTCGCGTCCATGCAGGCCCTGTCCCGCAGGAATGACGACCCCCAGCGGGCATCCCGTCCCTACGACACCGACCGCGACGGTTTTGTCATGGGCGAAGGTGCCGGTGCCCTGGTCCTCGAAGCCGAAGAGCACGCCCTGGCCCGCGGTGCCCGCATTTACGGTGAACTGGCCGGCACGTCCGTCACGGCTGACGCGTACCACATCACGGCTCCGGACCCTGAGGGCCTGGGCGCCACCCGCGCGCTGAAGGCTGCCATGTTCGACGGCCGGATCCAGGCCGAGGACGTTGTGCACGTCAATGCACACGCCACGTCCACGCCAGTTGGTGACAAGCCCGAGTACACTGCCCTGCGCGCCGCCCTTGGCTCCCAGCTCGAGAGCGTGGCTGTCTCCGCAACGAAGTCGCAGATGGGCCACCTCCTCGGAGCTTCAGGCGCCGTGGAGGCTGTCCTGACGGTCCTGGCAGTCTACGAGCGCAAGGCGCCGGTAACCATCAACCTGGAGAACCAGGACCCCGAGATCCCGCTCGACGTGGTGACGTCGTCTCCCCGGGACCTTCCGACCGGTAACATCGTGGCGCTCAGCAACTCGTTCGGCTTCGGTGGCCACAACGCTGTCGTTGCCGTCCGCAGCGTCTAG
- a CDS encoding PucR family transcriptional regulator — translation MPAPSTQPAKRKPSQPKVTPEKSETLKKLRANVGQLSTTTMRQLEQSLPWYSRLSADERSALGMVAQNGIAAFVTWYERPSSPSWILTDVFGTAPTELTRSISLQKALQLIRIVVEVVEDQVPVIAPEADQPSLREAVLRYSREVAFAAADVYARAAESRGSWDTRLEALIVDAILRGENTDALRSRIAALGWKAQERFTVMVGNSPSEPSASYVSELRRMAGRYAEDALVGIQGDRLILILGGLQDRETAYVKLSEMFAPGPVVYGPEASSLLEASNSAQSAFAGLTAARAWPSAPRPVAADDLLPERVISGDDAARRSLVKNIYRPLLAASNGLVETLGTYLELGHSLEATARELFVHANTVRYRLKRVCDVTGWDPLLPREAFVLQAALVVGRLSGPPKSATERQPSRNQS, via the coding sequence ATGCCAGCACCGTCCACGCAGCCCGCGAAGCGTAAACCGTCCCAGCCGAAGGTCACTCCGGAAAAGTCCGAAACCCTCAAGAAGCTGCGGGCTAACGTGGGTCAGCTTTCCACCACCACCATGCGGCAACTGGAACAGTCGCTGCCCTGGTACAGCAGGCTGAGCGCCGATGAACGGTCCGCGCTGGGCATGGTGGCCCAGAACGGCATCGCCGCATTCGTCACCTGGTATGAGCGTCCCAGCTCCCCCTCCTGGATCCTGACAGACGTTTTCGGTACCGCCCCCACTGAGCTGACACGCTCCATCAGCCTGCAAAAGGCGTTGCAGCTCATCCGCATCGTCGTGGAAGTAGTCGAAGACCAGGTGCCGGTCATCGCGCCCGAGGCCGATCAGCCCTCGCTCCGGGAGGCTGTGCTGCGGTACTCGCGGGAAGTGGCTTTCGCAGCGGCCGATGTCTATGCCCGCGCGGCCGAATCCCGGGGGTCCTGGGACACCCGGCTCGAAGCGCTCATCGTTGACGCCATCCTGCGGGGAGAAAACACCGATGCCCTGCGCTCACGGATCGCAGCGCTTGGCTGGAAAGCGCAGGAGCGTTTCACCGTGATGGTGGGCAATTCACCGTCAGAGCCCAGCGCCAGCTATGTCAGTGAACTGCGGCGGATGGCTGGCCGATACGCCGAGGACGCGCTGGTGGGAATCCAGGGCGACCGACTCATCCTGATACTCGGCGGCTTACAGGACCGCGAAACCGCCTATGTGAAACTCAGCGAAATGTTTGCCCCGGGGCCCGTGGTGTATGGCCCCGAAGCCAGTTCGCTGCTGGAGGCCAGCAACTCGGCGCAGTCAGCCTTTGCAGGGCTGACGGCGGCACGGGCCTGGCCCTCGGCGCCGCGTCCCGTGGCTGCGGATGATCTCCTCCCCGAGCGCGTCATCTCGGGTGATGACGCGGCCCGCCGCTCCCTGGTCAAGAACATCTACCGGCCCCTCCTGGCCGCTTCCAACGGCCTGGTGGAGACGCTTGGCACGTACCTTGAACTGGGCCATTCGCTGGAGGCCACAGCACGTGAACTCTTTGTCCACGCCAACACGGTGCGGTACCGGCTGAAACGGGTTTGCGACGTTACCGGGTGGGATCCGCTCCTGCCCCGCGAAGCATTCGTCCTGCAGGCAGCCCTCGTCGTAGGGCGCCTTTCCGGCCCGCCGAAGTCCGCCACGGAGCGGCAGCCGTCCCGGAATCAGAGCTGA
- the dprA gene encoding DNA-processing protein DprA — protein sequence MTGATEAGMNPERLARAALSRLMEPQDAAGLALVQVAGAVDGLRIATGQVAAGPGLEQEISGLLADNGPSANWSGLAASLKRWQPRIPDLAPERDLATMARLGGRLIVPSDELWPGQLSDLGIQEPICLWWRGHEQPLPALECSIALVGSRDSTSYGASVTGDLAYSLAQRGMTVVSGGAYGIDAHAHRAALAGGSGAVPTIAVMAGGVDRFYPSGNEDLLRAVCNQGAVLAEVPPGSAPTRYRFLQRNRLIAALSAVTVVVEARWRSGALNTAHHAETLGRAVGAVPGSVHSANSAGCHRLLRDGGAVCVTDAAEVAELAAPSGTALPDLRQGAAQVQDGLTLEDLILLDALPLRSTTSVEKLAAVAGLGQDSVRAGLGRLGLVGLAVSERGGWKRGKATD from the coding sequence ATGACCGGCGCCACTGAAGCAGGCATGAACCCGGAACGTCTCGCCCGTGCGGCGCTCTCGCGTCTGATGGAACCGCAGGATGCCGCCGGCCTGGCTTTGGTCCAGGTGGCAGGAGCAGTGGACGGGCTTCGGATTGCCACGGGCCAGGTGGCCGCGGGGCCAGGGCTCGAACAGGAAATTTCAGGCCTGCTGGCGGACAACGGCCCGTCCGCAAACTGGTCCGGTCTGGCCGCGTCCCTGAAGCGGTGGCAACCGCGGATCCCGGACCTCGCACCCGAGCGTGACCTTGCCACCATGGCCCGGCTCGGCGGCCGCCTGATCGTCCCATCGGACGAGCTCTGGCCAGGGCAGCTCAGCGATCTCGGCATCCAGGAGCCCATCTGCCTCTGGTGGCGGGGCCACGAACAGCCCCTGCCCGCCCTGGAATGCAGTATCGCCTTGGTGGGGTCCCGTGACAGCACAAGCTACGGGGCCTCGGTTACCGGTGATCTTGCCTACTCCCTTGCGCAGCGGGGGATGACAGTGGTCTCCGGCGGGGCCTACGGCATCGATGCACACGCCCACCGGGCAGCACTCGCCGGCGGCTCGGGAGCCGTCCCCACTATCGCCGTCATGGCCGGTGGAGTGGACCGCTTCTACCCGTCAGGAAACGAGGACCTCCTCCGGGCTGTCTGCAACCAGGGAGCTGTGCTCGCGGAAGTGCCTCCGGGCTCGGCGCCAACCCGGTACAGGTTCCTGCAGCGGAACCGCCTGATCGCCGCGCTGTCCGCCGTGACGGTGGTGGTTGAGGCAAGGTGGCGGTCCGGAGCGCTCAACACCGCCCACCACGCGGAAACCCTGGGGCGCGCCGTCGGCGCGGTTCCCGGTTCAGTGCACAGCGCCAACTCGGCCGGCTGCCACAGGCTCCTCCGTGATGGGGGAGCGGTCTGCGTGACCGACGCCGCCGAGGTCGCCGAGCTCGCCGCCCCCAGCGGAACCGCCCTCCCGGACCTGCGGCAGGGCGCTGCACAGGTCCAGGACGGGCTGACGCTTGAGGACCTGATCCTCCTGGACGCGTTACCCCTGCGCTCCACCACCTCGGTGGAGAAGCTGGCGGCAGTCGCCGGGCTGGGCCAGGACTCTGTGCGGGCCGGGCTGGGCCGCCTGGGGCTCGTGGGGCTGGCGGTCTCGGAACGCGGCGGCTGGAAGCGGGGCAAAGCAACCGACTGA
- a CDS encoding DUF3145 domain-containing protein: MSVAMTRGVLFVHSAPTALCPHVEWAIGSVVDKRTDLEWTPQPAAPGMFRAELSWAGTPGTGSKLASSLRGWAHLRYEVTEEPSQGVDGGRWSHTPELGIFHAVTDVHGNIMVSEDRIRYAYESGAGDPSAVYHELSLALGEAWDEELEPFRHAAEGAPVRWLHQVG, encoded by the coding sequence ATGTCTGTTGCAATGACCCGCGGTGTGCTGTTCGTTCACTCGGCCCCTACGGCCTTGTGCCCTCATGTCGAGTGGGCCATTGGATCTGTTGTGGATAAGCGCACGGATCTTGAATGGACCCCTCAGCCTGCCGCGCCCGGAATGTTCCGGGCCGAACTGTCCTGGGCCGGTACTCCCGGCACCGGGTCCAAACTGGCGTCGTCGTTGCGCGGGTGGGCCCACCTGCGCTACGAAGTCACTGAGGAACCCAGCCAGGGTGTGGACGGCGGCCGCTGGTCCCACACGCCCGAACTTGGCATCTTCCACGCCGTCACAGATGTGCACGGAAACATCATGGTCTCTGAGGACCGGATCCGTTATGCCTATGAATCGGGGGCCGGCGATCCTTCGGCCGTCTACCACGAGTTGTCGCTCGCGTTGGGCGAGGCGTGGGATGAGGAACTCGAACCGTTCCGTCACGCGGCAGAGGGCGCGCCTGTGCGCTGGCTCCACCAGGTGGGCTGA
- the aceE gene encoding pyruvate dehydrogenase (acetyl-transferring), homodimeric type, which yields MAAGEDTSHILSGLTDQLPDRDPEETAEWVESLDALIREQGTERAQYIMRSLLQRAGAQSVGVPMVTTTDYVNTIPVDQEAPFPGNEEYERRYRAYMRWNAAVMVHRAQRPEIGVGGHISTYAGAATLYEVGFNHFFRGKDAPGGGDQVFFQGHASPGMYARAFMEGRLTEEDLDGFRQEKSRAGHALSSYPHPRLMPDFWEFPTVSMGIGPMNAIYQAQSNRYLHNRGLKDTSDQQVWAFLGDGEMDEPESRGLLQLAANENLDNLNFVINCNLQRLDGPVRGNGKIMQELEAFFRGAGWNVIKVVWGREWDDLLTRDTNGSLVKIMNETPDGDYQTYKAESGGFVREHFFGKDPATKDMVADLTDDQIWNLKRGGHDYRKVYAAYKAATEFKGKPTVILAKTVKGYGLGPHFEGRNATHQMKKLTLDDLKKFRDHLRIPVTDEQLEQDTYRPPYYHPGTDAPEIKYMMERRAALGGSVPERRSKHAEIVLPEAKTYEVAKRGSGKQQAATTMAFVRLLKDLMRDKNFGKHIAPIIPDEARTFGMDAFFPTAKIYNPKGQNYLSVDRDLVLAYKESPAGQLIHPGINEAGAVAAFTAAGTAYATHGVPLVPVYVFYSMFGFQRTGDAFWAAADQMTRGFIIGATAGRTTLTGEGLQHADGHSPLLASTNPAVVTYDPAYGYEMGHIIRDGIERMYGPDSEDRNLMYYLTVYNEPIVQPAEPAELDVEGVIKGIYLLAPAKIDGPRTQILASGVSVPWALEAQRILAEDWSVSADVWSVTSWNELRRDGLAAEEEAFLNPEQPARVPFVTQQLEGATGPVVAVSDYMKAVPDQIRQFVPNEYATLGADGFGFSDTRAAARRYFKNDTHSIVVRALEMLARRGEVDAGAPVKAIEKYKLLNVNAGTTGNTGGEA from the coding sequence GTGGCTGCAGGAGAAGATACCTCCCATATCCTCAGCGGGTTGACTGACCAGCTGCCTGATCGTGATCCGGAAGAGACTGCGGAGTGGGTTGAGTCCCTGGATGCGTTGATCCGGGAACAGGGTACGGAGCGTGCCCAGTACATTATGCGGAGCCTGCTGCAGCGTGCGGGTGCGCAGAGTGTCGGGGTGCCGATGGTGACCACCACCGATTACGTGAACACGATCCCGGTGGACCAGGAAGCACCGTTCCCGGGCAACGAGGAATACGAGCGCCGGTACCGGGCGTACATGCGGTGGAACGCCGCGGTGATGGTGCACCGGGCGCAGCGGCCCGAGATCGGGGTGGGCGGGCACATTTCCACCTACGCCGGTGCCGCGACCCTGTACGAGGTCGGCTTCAACCACTTCTTCCGCGGCAAGGACGCCCCCGGTGGCGGGGACCAGGTCTTCTTCCAGGGCCACGCCTCCCCCGGCATGTACGCCCGCGCGTTCATGGAAGGCCGCCTCACGGAGGAGGACCTGGACGGGTTCCGGCAGGAAAAGTCCCGGGCCGGCCACGCCCTGTCCTCCTACCCGCACCCGCGCCTGATGCCGGACTTCTGGGAGTTCCCCACCGTGTCCATGGGCATCGGGCCGATGAACGCGATCTACCAGGCCCAGTCCAACCGGTACCTGCACAACCGCGGCCTCAAAGACACCTCCGACCAGCAGGTCTGGGCGTTCCTGGGCGACGGCGAAATGGACGAGCCCGAATCCCGCGGCCTGCTCCAGCTCGCCGCGAACGAGAACCTGGACAACCTGAACTTCGTGATCAACTGCAACCTCCAGCGCCTCGACGGGCCGGTCCGGGGCAACGGAAAGATCATGCAGGAACTCGAAGCGTTCTTCCGCGGCGCGGGCTGGAACGTGATCAAGGTCGTCTGGGGCCGGGAATGGGATGACCTGCTCACCCGGGATACCAACGGGTCCCTGGTGAAAATCATGAACGAAACCCCCGACGGGGACTACCAGACCTACAAAGCCGAATCCGGCGGGTTCGTCCGCGAACACTTCTTCGGCAAGGACCCCGCCACCAAAGACATGGTCGCGGACCTCACCGATGACCAGATCTGGAACCTCAAACGCGGCGGCCACGACTACCGCAAGGTCTACGCAGCCTACAAAGCCGCCACCGAATTCAAGGGCAAACCCACCGTCATCCTCGCCAAAACCGTCAAAGGCTACGGACTCGGACCGCACTTCGAGGGCCGCAACGCGACCCACCAGATGAAGAAGCTGACCCTTGATGACCTGAAGAAGTTCCGCGACCACCTGCGGATCCCGGTCACCGACGAACAGCTCGAGCAGGACACGTACCGCCCGCCGTACTACCACCCGGGCACGGACGCCCCGGAAATCAAGTACATGATGGAGCGCCGCGCAGCCCTGGGCGGGTCCGTCCCGGAACGCCGTTCCAAGCACGCCGAGATCGTGCTGCCAGAGGCAAAGACCTACGAGGTTGCCAAGCGCGGCTCGGGTAAGCAGCAGGCAGCCACCACCATGGCGTTTGTCAGGCTCCTCAAGGACCTGATGCGGGACAAGAACTTCGGTAAGCACATCGCCCCGATCATCCCGGATGAGGCCCGGACCTTCGGTATGGATGCGTTCTTCCCGACAGCGAAGATCTACAACCCCAAGGGCCAGAACTACCTCTCCGTGGACCGCGACCTCGTCCTGGCCTACAAGGAATCCCCCGCCGGCCAGCTCATCCACCCCGGCATCAACGAAGCCGGCGCCGTCGCAGCCTTCACCGCCGCCGGCACCGCCTACGCCACCCACGGCGTCCCCCTGGTCCCGGTCTACGTGTTCTACTCCATGTTCGGCTTCCAACGCACCGGCGACGCCTTCTGGGCAGCCGCAGACCAAATGACCCGCGGCTTCATCATCGGCGCCACCGCAGGACGGACCACCCTCACCGGCGAAGGCCTCCAACACGCCGACGGCCACTCCCCCCTCCTGGCATCAACGAACCCGGCAGTAGTCACCTACGACCCCGCCTACGGCTACGAAATGGGCCACATCATCCGCGACGGCATCGAACGCATGTATGGGCCGGACTCGGAGGACCGGAACCTCATGTACTACCTCACGGTCTACAACGAGCCCATCGTGCAGCCGGCAGAACCTGCCGAACTCGACGTCGAAGGCGTCATCAAGGGCATCTACCTGCTCGCTCCGGCAAAGATCGACGGTCCCCGGACCCAGATCCTGGCCTCCGGCGTGTCCGTGCCCTGGGCCCTCGAAGCCCAGCGCATCCTCGCCGAAGACTGGTCCGTCTCCGCCGACGTCTGGTCCGTGACCTCCTGGAACGAACTCCGACGCGACGGCCTCGCCGCCGAAGAAGAAGCCTTCCTCAACCCCGAACAGCCCGCCCGGGTCCCGTTCGTCACCCAGCAGCTCGAAGGCGCCACCGGCCCCGTCGTCGCCGTCTCCGACTACATGAAAGCCGTCCCGGACCAAATCCGGCAGTTCGTCCCGAACGAATACGCCACCCTCGGCGCCGACGGCTTCGGCTTCTCCGACACCCGCGCAGCAGCCCGCCGCTACTTCAAGAACGACACCCACTCCATCGTGGTGCGGGCCCTCGAGATGCTGGCACGCCGCGGCGAAGTGGATGCCGGCGCCCCGGTCAAGGCGATCGAGAAGTACAAGCTGCTCAACGTCAATGCCGGTACCACCGGCAACACCGGAGGCGAGGCCTGA
- a CDS encoding tyrosine recombinase XerC: MEGFAAYLSGERALSPHTRRAYLGDLESLLAFAASEGAAELEDLELGTLRRWLGAQSQSGAARATLARRSATIRAFTAWALREEYLEADPALRLKAPKREQSLPGVLQAPQLERLLKELEDGAADGDPMAVRNRAIVELLYATGIRVGELAALDVDNLDPDRRTLRVIGKGNKERTVPYGVPAALAVDDWLRRGRPLMAKDTSGPALFLGLRGGRVDQRQVRSVVHGLFEAMGDTSASGPHALRHSAATHLLDGGADLRAVQEILGHSSLATTQIYTHVSVDRLRKSYQQAHPRA, encoded by the coding sequence ATGGAAGGGTTTGCCGCTTACCTTTCCGGCGAGCGGGCACTATCCCCACACACCCGGCGCGCGTACCTGGGCGACCTTGAAAGCCTTTTGGCTTTCGCCGCCTCCGAGGGGGCAGCCGAACTCGAGGACCTGGAATTGGGGACCCTCCGTCGATGGCTGGGCGCCCAGAGCCAGTCCGGTGCGGCCCGGGCCACCCTGGCGCGGCGCTCCGCCACGATCCGGGCCTTCACCGCCTGGGCGCTGCGGGAAGAGTACCTTGAGGCCGATCCTGCGCTGCGGCTCAAAGCACCCAAGCGTGAACAGTCACTCCCTGGGGTTCTCCAGGCCCCACAGCTTGAGCGGCTGTTAAAGGAGCTGGAGGATGGCGCTGCAGATGGTGATCCGATGGCCGTCCGGAACCGGGCCATCGTCGAACTGCTCTACGCCACCGGAATCCGTGTGGGGGAGTTGGCCGCCCTGGATGTGGACAACCTGGATCCGGACCGGAGGACACTCCGCGTGATCGGCAAGGGCAACAAAGAGCGCACCGTTCCCTATGGTGTACCGGCTGCCCTCGCTGTCGACGACTGGCTGCGCCGGGGGCGGCCGCTGATGGCAAAGGACACCAGCGGGCCGGCGTTGTTCCTGGGGCTCCGGGGCGGCCGGGTGGACCAGCGCCAGGTCCGCTCTGTTGTCCACGGCCTTTTCGAAGCCATGGGCGACACCTCCGCCTCGGGTCCGCACGCACTGCGCCACTCGGCGGCCACCCACCTTCTGGACGGCGGCGCCGACCTGCGAGCCGTCCAGGAGATCCTGGGGCACAGCAGCCTCGCAACCACCCAGATCTACACCCACGTGTCAGTGGACCGGCTGCGCAAAAGCTACCAGCAGGCCCATCCCAGGGCCTGA
- a CDS encoding magnesium chelatase subunit ChlI family protein has product MMRRRYLARMSGPLLDRVDIQLQVERVSLADFGQAGAEEDTASVARRVRDARQRQVQRLGPFGLETNSQVSGRVLRGELRLPPGVTRILDHSLERGILTARGYDRVLRLAWTLADLGLRDAPDANDVGQALGLRQATAAAA; this is encoded by the coding sequence ATGATGCGGCGCCGGTACCTTGCCCGGATGTCCGGGCCCCTGCTGGACCGGGTAGACATCCAGCTGCAGGTGGAGCGGGTTTCGCTGGCTGACTTCGGGCAGGCAGGAGCCGAGGAAGACACCGCATCAGTGGCCCGCCGGGTCCGGGACGCACGCCAACGCCAGGTACAGCGGCTTGGTCCGTTCGGGCTGGAGACGAATTCCCAGGTGTCCGGCCGGGTCCTCCGCGGCGAACTGCGGTTGCCTCCCGGCGTTACCCGGATCCTGGACCACTCCCTGGAGCGCGGGATACTGACGGCGCGGGGATATGACCGTGTCCTCCGGTTGGCCTGGACGCTGGCCGACCTTGGACTGCGGGATGCCCCGGATGCCAACGACGTGGGGCAGGCACTGGGCCTGCGGCAGGCAACGGCGGCCGCGGCATGA
- a CDS encoding acyl carrier protein, translating into MASNEEILAGLAEIVNEETGLAPEAVELDKSFTEDLDIDSISMMTIVVNAEEKFGVRIPDEEVKNLKTVGDAVSFIAGAQA; encoded by the coding sequence ATGGCTAGCAACGAAGAAATCCTGGCCGGCCTGGCTGAAATCGTCAACGAGGAAACCGGCCTGGCCCCCGAAGCCGTAGAGCTGGACAAGTCCTTCACCGAGGACCTGGACATCGACTCCATCTCGATGATGACCATCGTGGTCAACGCCGAAGAGAAGTTCGGCGTCCGCATTCCGGACGAAGAGGTCAAGAACCTCAAGACCGTCGGCGACGCCGTCAGCTTCATCGCCGGCGCACAGGCGTAG
- a CDS encoding beta-ketoacyl-ACP synthase III, producing MSVPTLKQAPLQEHTRILGLGAFRPGVIVTNDDVCQWIDSSDEWIRQRTGIVTRHRAAADVSVIDMAEGAAREALAKAGIEATDLGAVIVSTVTHPYATPSAAASLADRLGATPAPAFDISAACAGYCYGIAQADALVRSGAAKYVLVVGAEKLSDVIDNRERTISFLLGDGAGAVVIGPSDTPGIAPSVWGSDGSKWDAIGMTRSLLDVRDLGMAARQSDSTGDLALLEEAQELYPTLRQDGQTVFRWAVWEMAKVAQQALDAAGVEAEDLVAFIPHQANMRIIDEMVKKLKLPETVTVARDIADAGNTSAASIPLATHRLLQENPELSGGLALQIGFGAGLVFGAQVVVLP from the coding sequence ATGAGCGTTCCCACGCTGAAGCAGGCTCCGCTGCAGGAGCACACACGCATCCTGGGACTGGGCGCCTTCCGCCCCGGTGTCATTGTCACCAACGATGACGTCTGCCAGTGGATCGATTCGTCGGATGAGTGGATCCGCCAGCGCACGGGAATCGTGACCCGGCACCGCGCCGCGGCTGACGTAAGCGTCATTGACATGGCCGAGGGCGCCGCCCGTGAAGCACTGGCGAAGGCGGGGATCGAAGCGACGGACCTTGGCGCCGTCATCGTGTCCACCGTGACGCACCCCTATGCAACCCCTTCCGCGGCCGCAAGCCTGGCTGACCGGCTCGGTGCGACGCCTGCCCCGGCCTTCGACATCTCCGCAGCCTGCGCCGGATACTGCTACGGCATCGCCCAGGCTGACGCACTGGTCCGCTCCGGGGCCGCCAAATACGTCCTGGTGGTCGGCGCCGAGAAGCTGTCCGATGTCATTGACAACCGCGAACGCACTATTTCCTTCCTCCTCGGTGACGGCGCCGGCGCCGTGGTGATCGGGCCGTCCGACACGCCCGGAATCGCACCCTCCGTCTGGGGCTCGGATGGCAGCAAGTGGGATGCCATTGGCATGACCCGTTCCTTGCTCGATGTCCGGGACCTCGGGATGGCTGCACGCCAGTCCGACTCCACGGGCGACCTCGCCCTCCTGGAAGAAGCACAGGAGCTCTACCCCACCCTGCGGCAGGACGGCCAGACCGTGTTCCGGTGGGCTGTGTGGGAGATGGCCAAGGTTGCCCAGCAGGCGCTGGACGCTGCCGGAGTGGAGGCCGAAGACCTGGTGGCCTTCATCCCGCACCAGGCGAACATGCGCATCATCGATGAGATGGTCAAGAAGCTGAAGCTGCCCGAGACGGTTACAGTTGCACGGGACATTGCCGACGCCGGCAACACGTCCGCGGCTTCCATTCCGCTGGCAACCCACCGCCTGCTGCAGGAAAACCCGGAGCTCAGCGGCGGGCTGGCCCTGCAGATCGGCTTCGGCGCAGGCCTGGTTTTCGGCGCACAGGTTGTTGTCCTTCCCTAG
- a CDS encoding ACP S-malonyltransferase has product MLAIVCPGQGSQTPGFLAPWLELPQVAGQLAALSEIAGIDLAAHGTTSDEETIKDTAVAQPLIVAAGLIAASSLFDVELSSLPVVLAGHSVGEITASALAGVLTQDEAMTFVRERANSMAAAAAVTPTGMSAVVGGDPAEVLAAIEAAGATPANVNGAGQTVAAGTFEQLKALADNPPAKARVIPLKVAGAFHTSHMSPAVSALQAIAPQLKPQAPTVPLLSNYDGGEVTDGTAAVESLIAQVSRPVRWDLCMESLVQRGVTGVIELAPAGTLAGLAKRGMPGVKTVAVKTPDDLSAALALFAELEGGA; this is encoded by the coding sequence GTGCTTGCAATAGTCTGCCCTGGACAGGGCTCACAGACCCCGGGGTTCCTGGCCCCCTGGCTGGAACTGCCCCAGGTGGCAGGCCAGCTGGCCGCCCTCAGCGAGATCGCCGGAATCGACCTGGCCGCCCATGGCACAACTTCGGACGAGGAAACCATCAAGGACACTGCCGTAGCGCAGCCCCTGATCGTCGCCGCCGGACTCATCGCAGCCTCGTCGCTTTTCGACGTTGAACTCAGCTCCCTGCCGGTGGTCCTGGCAGGCCACTCCGTTGGTGAAATCACGGCCTCCGCCCTGGCCGGGGTCCTCACCCAGGACGAAGCCATGACATTCGTCCGCGAACGCGCAAACAGCATGGCGGCCGCCGCTGCCGTCACTCCCACGGGCATGAGCGCCGTCGTTGGCGGCGACCCCGCCGAGGTCCTGGCTGCCATTGAGGCCGCCGGCGCCACACCCGCCAACGTCAACGGAGCCGGCCAGACCGTGGCCGCCGGTACGTTCGAACAGCTCAAGGCCCTGGCAGATAACCCGCCGGCCAAGGCGCGGGTCATCCCCCTCAAGGTGGCCGGTGCCTTCCATACGAGCCACATGTCCCCCGCCGTCAGCGCCCTGCAGGCCATTGCGCCGCAGCTGAAGCCGCAGGCCCCCACGGTGCCGCTGCTGTCCAATTACGACGGCGGCGAAGTCACCGACGGTACTGCCGCCGTCGAAAGCCTGATCGCCCAGGTGTCACGGCCTGTCCGCTGGGATCTCTGCATGGAATCCCTGGTCCAGCGCGGCGTCACCGGAGTCATTGAACTGGCCCCGGCGGGAACGCTGGCCGGCCTGGCCAAACGCGGCATGCCCGGCGTCAAGACCGTCGCGGTCAAGACCCCCGATGACCTGTCCGCCGCCCTGGCACTTTTCGCGGAACTGGAGGGCGGCGCATGA